A portion of the Vibrio coralliirubri genome contains these proteins:
- the nagE gene encoding N-acetylglucosamine-specific PTS transporter subunit IIBC gives MQKVGKALMVPVATLPAAAILMGIGYWLDPVGWGSESILAAFLIKSGGAIIDNMAVLFAVGVAFGLSRDKNGSAALSGFVMFLVVTTLLAPGSVAQLMDVELSEVPAAFGKISNQFVGIIVGIISAEIYNRYSTVELPQALAFFSGKRLVPILTSIAGMALSFALLYIWPAVYDALIVLGIKLESMGAVGAGLFGFFNRLFLSVGMHHALYPVFWFDVVGINDIPNFLGGAQSIANGTGIPGKTGMYQAGFFPIMMFGLPAAALAMYHCSDAKNKNQVFAIMLAAAMASFFTGITEPLEFSFMFLAPVLFLLHAVLTGLSLYIAASMEWMAGFGFSAGFVDLVLSSQNPLAVNWYMLLVQGVVFFALYYGIFRFAIIKFNLRTPGRGEEMEAEKETETPEALANLTNSYIEAVGGADNILEVDNCITRLRLTVKDSGAADSDKLKKLGAAGVVPVGKGGLQVIIGLGKVDKVAEQMKKALA, from the coding sequence ATGCAAAAAGTAGGTAAGGCATTAATGGTTCCCGTAGCCACACTGCCAGCTGCAGCAATCCTTATGGGAATCGGCTATTGGTTGGATCCTGTTGGTTGGGGTTCAGAAAGTATCTTAGCCGCATTCTTGATCAAATCTGGTGGCGCGATCATCGACAACATGGCGGTTCTGTTCGCGGTGGGTGTCGCATTTGGTTTGAGCCGTGATAAGAATGGTTCGGCGGCACTGTCTGGTTTTGTGATGTTCCTCGTCGTCACCACGCTACTTGCTCCGGGCTCTGTTGCTCAGTTAATGGATGTTGAACTCAGTGAAGTGCCAGCGGCATTTGGTAAAATCAGCAACCAATTCGTAGGTATCATTGTGGGTATCATCTCTGCTGAGATCTACAACCGCTACTCAACCGTTGAACTTCCTCAAGCTTTAGCATTCTTCAGTGGTAAGCGTTTGGTTCCTATCCTGACCTCAATAGCAGGTATGGCTCTCTCTTTTGCTCTACTTTACATCTGGCCAGCTGTTTACGACGCTCTGATCGTTCTGGGTATTAAACTAGAAAGCATGGGCGCAGTGGGAGCCGGTCTGTTTGGTTTCTTCAACCGTTTGTTCCTATCAGTTGGTATGCACCACGCTCTTTACCCTGTGTTCTGGTTCGACGTTGTTGGTATTAACGACATTCCAAACTTCCTAGGCGGCGCGCAATCTATCGCTAACGGTACGGGTATTCCGGGTAAAACAGGCATGTACCAAGCGGGCTTCTTCCCTATCATGATGTTTGGCCTACCAGCAGCAGCACTGGCGATGTACCACTGTTCTGATGCGAAAAACAAAAACCAAGTATTCGCAATCATGCTTGCGGCAGCTATGGCTTCATTCTTCACGGGTATCACAGAGCCGCTAGAATTCAGCTTCATGTTCCTAGCACCCGTGTTGTTCCTGCTACACGCAGTATTAACAGGCCTATCGCTTTACATTGCAGCAAGCATGGAATGGATGGCAGGCTTCGGCTTCTCTGCTGGCTTCGTTGACCTAGTACTATCAAGCCAAAACCCACTAGCGGTTAACTGGTACATGCTACTGGTTCAAGGCGTGGTGTTCTTCGCGCTTTACTACGGTATTTTCCGCTTCGCTATCATCAAGTTCAACCTACGTACTCCAGGCCGTGGTGAAGAGATGGAAGCAGAAAAAGAAACTGAAACACCAGAAGCATTGGCTAACCTAACCAACAGCTACATTGAAGCGGTTGGCGGTGCAGACAACATTCTAGAAGTCGATAACTGTATTACTCGTCTACGCTTAACTGTGAAAGACTCAGGTGCAGCAGACAGCGATAAACTGAAGAAACTCGGTGCGGCAGGTGTGGTACCGGTTGGTAAAGGTGGCCTGCAAGTTATCATTGGCCTAGGTAAGGTAGATAAAGTCGCTGAACAAATGAAGAAGGCACTCGCTTAA
- the menE gene encoding o-succinylbenzoate--CoA ligase, whose product MMRPQSNHHPLWVQWAQQNPLQPALVTTHRTYTWLQVFVLVSEYQQQLSHQGLSEGDVLTIVGKNQAEVIPVYLAALNLGVVCAFTMPQPSLRLKQKLDSLYQTDQQSYLWLLDSSGIEHSEAADLNTQLVTLSCLNEVKLDADGNRITTSQDFHFNPQNLASIVFTSGSTGNPKAVGHTLEQHLCSASGLLEVFRYQQGDTWLLSLPMYHVSGLAIVHRWLAAGGCIKIGTGQLETDIEECSHASLVATQLHRLLKSKQALTLTHVLLGGSHIPEALGLEAQQMGIETWLGYGMTEAASTVTAKPVDASCTAGFVLNHRQLKIEEQRIFIGGETLASGYYYQGKLTPLVDNNGWFDSKDLGEWVGEQVSIIGRADNQFISGGENIHCEEIERVLNQLSEVNQAFIVPIEDDEFGFRPAAIVDCADLPTKEWFIEQLTGRLERFKFPVEYYRMPQQEQLGIKVSRAGLAQWLQQTRSK is encoded by the coding sequence ATGATGCGCCCACAATCTAATCATCACCCGCTCTGGGTACAGTGGGCGCAGCAAAACCCACTTCAACCAGCGTTAGTGACCACTCACCGCACTTATACTTGGCTGCAAGTGTTTGTGTTGGTTAGTGAGTACCAACAACAGCTATCTCATCAAGGCCTATCTGAAGGTGATGTACTGACGATTGTTGGTAAGAATCAAGCTGAAGTGATCCCGGTTTACCTTGCCGCACTCAATTTGGGTGTGGTTTGTGCGTTTACGATGCCTCAGCCTAGTTTACGCCTGAAGCAAAAGCTCGATTCCTTATATCAAACAGATCAACAGAGCTACCTTTGGCTTTTGGACAGTAGTGGGATAGAGCATTCAGAGGCTGCTGATTTGAATACTCAGTTGGTGACCTTGTCTTGCTTAAATGAAGTGAAGCTCGATGCTGATGGTAATCGGATCACGACATCTCAAGACTTCCACTTCAATCCGCAAAATTTAGCGAGTATCGTATTCACTTCAGGTTCTACCGGAAACCCAAAAGCGGTCGGTCATACGCTTGAGCAGCACTTATGTTCTGCGTCAGGGCTGCTTGAGGTGTTTCGTTATCAACAAGGTGACACGTGGTTATTGAGTTTACCTATGTACCATGTGTCGGGGCTGGCGATAGTTCATCGTTGGTTGGCGGCTGGTGGCTGCATCAAAATAGGCACAGGTCAGCTTGAAACCGATATAGAAGAATGCAGTCACGCTTCATTAGTCGCTACTCAGCTACATCGATTGTTAAAGAGTAAGCAAGCACTTACTTTAACGCATGTACTTTTGGGTGGTAGTCATATACCAGAAGCACTTGGGCTCGAAGCTCAACAAATGGGCATCGAAACATGGCTTGGGTACGGCATGACTGAAGCGGCTTCAACCGTGACCGCGAAGCCCGTTGATGCCAGCTGCACCGCCGGTTTTGTCCTTAACCATCGCCAGCTAAAAATTGAAGAACAACGTATCTTTATTGGCGGCGAGACGCTCGCTTCTGGGTATTACTATCAAGGTAAATTAACGCCATTAGTTGATAACAACGGCTGGTTTGATAGCAAAGATCTTGGTGAGTGGGTTGGCGAACAAGTGTCGATTATTGGTCGCGCTGACAATCAGTTTATTTCTGGTGGTGAGAACATTCATTGCGAAGAAATTGAGCGAGTACTCAATCAATTGTCTGAGGTTAATCAGGCTTTTATTGTTCCCATTGAAGATGATGAGTTCGGATTCCGACCTGCAGCGATTGTCGATTGTGCTGATCTGCCAACCAAAGAGTGGTTTATCGAGCAGTTAACTGGTCGTCTTGAACGCTTCAAATTTCCTGTTGAGTATTATCGAATGCCTCAGCAGGAACAACTGGGTATTAAGGTTTCGCGCGCTGGATTGGCGCAGTGGTTACAGCAGACTCGTTCTAAATAG
- the menC gene encoding o-succinylbenzoate synthase, producing the protein MNSVNSQRHAKLYRYQLPMDSGVVLRDNKLNERVGYIIQLECDGKTGFGEVAPLPGFSQEDAEQAGIQLQHELELWSHNKPQTPFDELYPSVAFGFSMAMIELRGDLNAQGNYQAAPLCTGDPDELIPVLNEMQGEKVAKVKVGLYEAIRDGMLVSLFLESIPDLTLRLDANRAWKPEKAKQFIKYISPSLRQRISFIEEPCQKPEDSLAFAIDHGVAIAWDETLQEAVRSPEFDLSDLTGVKAVVIKPTLIGSVERCVAIIERAQKLGMKSVLSSSIESSLGLTQIARLAQQYLPNEVPGLDTIGLFKQQLEVSWPGSQLPVSTLEQQQLIWSS; encoded by the coding sequence ATGAACTCAGTGAATTCTCAGCGTCACGCTAAACTTTACCGTTATCAATTACCTATGGATAGTGGCGTGGTTCTTCGTGACAATAAGTTGAACGAACGCGTTGGCTATATCATCCAACTTGAGTGTGATGGTAAAACTGGTTTTGGCGAAGTTGCGCCTTTGCCAGGTTTTAGCCAAGAAGATGCCGAACAAGCTGGCATTCAGCTTCAACACGAATTAGAGCTTTGGAGCCACAATAAGCCTCAAACGCCTTTCGACGAGCTGTATCCTTCTGTCGCGTTTGGCTTTTCAATGGCGATGATTGAATTGCGAGGCGATCTTAACGCTCAAGGTAACTACCAAGCTGCGCCTTTGTGTACAGGCGATCCTGATGAACTGATCCCTGTATTGAATGAGATGCAAGGCGAGAAGGTCGCGAAAGTGAAAGTTGGCCTCTACGAAGCGATTCGCGATGGCATGCTGGTTAGCTTATTCCTTGAGTCGATCCCTGATTTGACCCTAAGACTTGATGCCAACCGTGCGTGGAAGCCAGAGAAAGCGAAGCAGTTTATTAAATACATTTCGCCGTCACTGCGTCAGCGCATAAGCTTTATTGAAGAGCCTTGTCAAAAGCCAGAAGACAGTTTGGCCTTTGCCATTGACCATGGTGTTGCGATTGCGTGGGACGAGACACTGCAAGAAGCGGTGCGAAGCCCAGAGTTTGATCTTAGCGACCTTACTGGTGTTAAAGCAGTCGTGATCAAGCCAACTCTTATTGGTTCTGTCGAGCGTTGTGTGGCAATCATTGAGCGTGCACAGAAGCTTGGAATGAAATCTGTATTGAGCTCAAGCATTGAGTCGAGCCTAGGTCTGACTCAGATTGCTCGTTTGGCGCAGCAATATCTACCAAACGAAGTGCCGGGGCTGGATACGATTGGCTTGTTCAAGCAGCAGCTAGAAGTTTCTTGGCCGGGGAGTCAGTTGCCTGTCTCCACACTTGAACAGCAACAATTGATTTGGTCTTCTTAG
- the menB gene encoding 1,4-dihydroxy-2-naphthoyl-CoA synthase — protein sequence MAKTVGITEEELYAAVNWSDESSQYEDIQYHKSDDGIAKITIARPQVHNAFRPQTVKEMINALADARYDEKVGVIILTGLGEKAFCSGGDQSIRGDYGGYQDDSGTHHLNVLDFQRQIRTCPKPVIAAVSGWAVGGGHVLHMMADLTIAAENAQFGQTGPKVGSFDGGWGASYMARIVGQKKAREIWFLCRFYDAQEALDMGLVNTVVPVADLEKETVRWCREVLQHSPMALRCLKAALNADCDGQAGLQELAGNATMMFYMTEEGQEGRNAFNEKRRPDFDKFPRNP from the coding sequence ATGGCTAAAACAGTAGGCATCACAGAAGAAGAACTTTACGCGGCAGTTAACTGGAGCGATGAAAGCAGTCAATACGAAGATATTCAGTACCACAAGTCTGACGATGGTATTGCAAAAATCACGATTGCGCGTCCTCAAGTCCACAATGCGTTCCGTCCACAAACCGTAAAAGAGATGATCAACGCACTGGCTGACGCTCGTTACGACGAGAAAGTAGGCGTGATCATTTTGACGGGTCTTGGTGAGAAGGCGTTCTGTTCTGGTGGTGACCAAAGTATTCGTGGTGACTACGGCGGCTACCAAGATGATTCAGGTACACACCACCTGAACGTACTTGATTTCCAACGTCAAATTCGTACTTGTCCAAAACCAGTTATCGCAGCGGTATCGGGTTGGGCAGTAGGCGGCGGTCATGTACTTCACATGATGGCAGACCTTACTATTGCTGCTGAAAACGCGCAGTTCGGTCAGACGGGTCCTAAAGTGGGTTCTTTCGATGGCGGTTGGGGTGCTTCTTACATGGCTCGTATCGTTGGTCAAAAGAAAGCGCGTGAAATCTGGTTCTTGTGCCGCTTCTACGATGCACAAGAAGCACTGGACATGGGCCTTGTAAATACCGTTGTTCCTGTCGCTGACCTAGAAAAAGAGACCGTTCGTTGGTGTCGTGAAGTGCTTCAACACAGCCCAATGGCACTGCGTTGCTTGAAAGCGGCTCTGAACGCGGACTGTGATGGTCAAGCCGGTCTACAAGAGTTGGCGGGTAACGCAACCATGATGTTCTACATGACAGAGGAAGGCCAAGAAGGCCGCAACGCATTCAACGAGAAACGTCGACCGGACTTCGACAAGTTCCCGCGTAATCCATAG
- the menH gene encoding 2-succinyl-6-hydroxy-2,4-cyclohexadiene-1-carboxylate synthase: MLYSDYYPAVQDSSDKPLLVFLHGLLGSGDDWSACHPFLEDFPLLCIDLPGHGQSRFIDPVGFDHCCKKIVQCITSQLALNDLPADYPIVVIGYSMGGRLAMYGVTSPCFETLNLEKVIIEGGNFGLECDEERAQRLVHDTQWAVRFAQQSIEDVLDDWYQQSVFSSLNHEQRQTLVIKRSGNLGVSVANMLLSTSLAKQPDLRATLKSHEHLLHYVCGEKDRKFMELAENSGFEYSQVDYAGHNVHFEQPELFSNLIIQCIASRR; this comes from the coding sequence ATGCTTTACTCCGATTATTACCCAGCTGTACAAGATTCTTCTGACAAACCTTTGCTTGTTTTCTTACATGGTTTACTCGGAAGCGGGGATGATTGGAGTGCATGTCATCCATTCCTTGAGGATTTTCCTCTCCTTTGCATAGATTTACCCGGACACGGACAAAGTCGCTTTATCGATCCGGTAGGGTTTGATCATTGCTGCAAGAAAATTGTCCAGTGCATCACATCTCAACTGGCTCTCAACGATCTTCCGGCCGATTACCCTATCGTAGTGATTGGGTATTCTATGGGCGGAAGGCTCGCTATGTATGGGGTGACAAGTCCTTGCTTTGAGACGCTCAATCTAGAGAAAGTCATCATTGAAGGTGGCAACTTTGGCTTGGAATGTGATGAAGAAAGAGCACAAAGGTTAGTACATGATACGCAGTGGGCTGTTCGCTTTGCACAGCAGTCGATTGAAGATGTTTTAGACGATTGGTATCAACAAAGCGTCTTTTCTTCACTAAATCATGAGCAAAGACAAACTTTGGTCATAAAGCGTAGTGGTAACCTTGGAGTATCCGTAGCAAATATGTTGTTATCTACTTCGTTAGCTAAGCAACCGGATTTACGTGCCACATTGAAATCTCATGAGCATTTATTGCATTATGTATGTGGAGAAAAAGATCGTAAATTCATGGAGCTAGCTGAGAATAGTGGCTTTGAATATAGTCAGGTGGATTACGCGGGTCATAATGTTCATTTTGAGCAACCTGAGCTGTTTTCTAACCTGATAATCCAATGTATCGCCAGTCGTCGTTAA
- the menD gene encoding 2-succinyl-5-enolpyruvyl-6-hydroxy-3-cyclohexene-1-carboxylic-acid synthase, whose product MNHDQAVLNRVWCHTLLEELARNGVEHVCVAPGSRSTPLTLEAEANPKLNLHTHFDERGLGFLALGLAKASNKPVAVIVTSGTAVANLLPATAESGLTREKLILLTSDRPIDLVDCGANQAIQQHGIFSSHVESALNLPSPTTQISLNWLLTSVDSALAKQRNVGGAIHINCPFPEPLYSKNSAEMYADYTNSIARWSSSTTPYSNTCLPNHLTVQPIAPGDYLERKGAVILGSIDKEAATKAQQFASALGWPIFCDPQSGVSSDWKHYDLWLQSDSVKEQLNQCDFILQFGERIVSKRLNQWVKSQAAWFDCTQYVVVSADAHRINQDHLPQTHIVSNIESWITDQHLPTLLGKHSGWATPLIEVANTVQQLALAQISNNDQLTELSVAVDLSSRLKDRELFVGNSLMVRLVDMLSSISANWVYSNRGASGIDGLVATAAGVVKANQNPLLMLIGDTSLLYDLNSLALLTHNLTPMVIVVTNNDGGAIFDLLPVPEQQKQSLYQMPHGFSFEHAAAQFQLGYAAPETLNCYQTIIEQHFEQGQGTLLVEVKTPPEQASTLLKQFSSMLTEALA is encoded by the coding sequence ATGAATCACGACCAAGCCGTATTAAACAGAGTTTGGTGTCACACGTTACTTGAAGAACTTGCACGCAATGGCGTTGAACATGTTTGTGTTGCACCGGGCTCTCGCTCAACGCCGTTAACTCTCGAAGCCGAAGCTAATCCCAAGTTAAACTTACACACGCACTTTGATGAGCGTGGTCTTGGGTTCTTAGCGTTAGGCTTAGCAAAAGCCAGCAACAAGCCAGTTGCGGTGATTGTGACATCGGGAACCGCCGTGGCGAATTTGCTTCCTGCGACGGCTGAATCTGGGCTGACACGAGAGAAGCTGATCTTACTGACCTCTGATAGACCCATCGACTTGGTCGACTGTGGTGCCAATCAAGCGATTCAGCAGCATGGTATCTTTTCTTCCCATGTAGAAAGTGCTTTAAACCTGCCAAGCCCAACCACACAAATTTCATTGAATTGGCTTCTAACATCGGTTGATAGCGCGCTTGCGAAACAACGCAATGTGGGCGGTGCGATTCATATCAATTGTCCGTTCCCAGAGCCGCTCTATTCTAAGAACAGTGCTGAAATGTATGCTGACTACACTAACAGTATCGCTAGGTGGAGCTCGTCAACAACCCCGTATTCTAATACCTGTTTACCCAATCATTTGACTGTACAGCCGATAGCGCCGGGCGATTACCTAGAGCGTAAAGGTGCGGTGATTCTTGGTTCGATTGATAAAGAAGCGGCAACAAAAGCGCAGCAGTTTGCTTCGGCTTTGGGCTGGCCAATTTTCTGTGATCCTCAATCGGGCGTGAGCAGTGATTGGAAGCATTATGATCTGTGGTTACAGAGTGACTCAGTCAAAGAGCAACTCAACCAGTGTGATTTCATCCTTCAGTTTGGTGAGCGCATTGTTTCTAAGCGATTAAACCAATGGGTTAAGTCACAAGCAGCTTGGTTCGATTGCACGCAATATGTTGTGGTTTCAGCTGATGCGCACCGTATAAATCAAGACCATCTGCCTCAAACGCATATTGTTTCCAATATTGAGTCATGGATAACCGATCAACACCTGCCAACGTTGTTGGGCAAACACTCGGGTTGGGCGACGCCTTTAATCGAGGTGGCCAATACCGTTCAGCAACTGGCACTCGCACAAATATCCAATAATGACCAACTGACCGAGTTGAGTGTTGCGGTTGACTTGTCGTCTAGACTTAAAGACAGAGAGTTGTTTGTGGGAAACAGCTTGATGGTAAGGCTGGTGGATATGCTGTCGTCAATATCTGCGAATTGGGTTTACAGCAATCGTGGGGCATCGGGCATTGATGGCTTGGTGGCAACGGCTGCGGGTGTAGTGAAAGCCAACCAGAATCCTTTGTTGATGTTGATTGGCGATACCTCTCTGCTTTACGACCTAAACTCACTGGCTCTGCTGACTCATAATTTAACGCCGATGGTTATTGTTGTGACCAACAATGATGGTGGTGCGATCTTTGATTTATTGCCGGTACCAGAGCAACAGAAACAGTCACTTTATCAAATGCCTCATGGTTTCAGTTTTGAACACGCTGCTGCGCAATTCCAGTTGGGATACGCTGCGCCAGAAACCTTGAACTGCTATCAAACCATTATCGAACAACATTTCGAACAGGGTCAGGGTACCTTGCTCGTGGAAGTTAAGACGCCTCCCGAACAAGCGTCTACTTTGCTGAAACAATTCAGTTCAATGCTCACCGAGGCATTAGCCTAA
- a CDS encoding isochorismate synthase has protein sequence MSHFQQTISALIERVQNAQASEVRCVEVLTQKPSFAFIEWLHAQPLFPKFYWQSRDTREEVVALGQLHTFSDPAPAYAILGEDQRIWGGRSFDGHTAKNRRCMESFFFLPQVELIRFDNTWSLAVNLSPDRVSSINALNKLSVEAAILAPLSAHIEQINHVPEREQWDNLVDKVLQGISDKEYKKVVLARKTTLQLDAPICAAQLLKASYLQNHHSFHFMLVLDSKHSFIGSTPERLYSRHGTELDTEALAGTIGRGENATEDMELANWLSQDSKNLNENQYVVDDIIERLTPHSQTVHVEKDARLVRLRKVQHLKRNIHAQLNNGVNGVQLLAALQPTAAVAGLPRKEAIDFILEHEPFARGWYAGSVGYISHQRAEFCVAIRSALIVNDQVQLFAGAGIVPGSVAEHEWQELNKKMSTLLSLISDHPPLGVAS, from the coding sequence TTGTCACATTTCCAGCAAACTATCTCCGCTTTGATTGAGCGAGTACAAAATGCCCAAGCAAGCGAAGTTCGTTGTGTTGAAGTTCTAACGCAAAAACCATCGTTTGCATTTATAGAATGGCTTCATGCTCAACCGCTCTTTCCTAAGTTCTACTGGCAGTCACGCGACACTCGTGAAGAGGTTGTTGCGCTCGGACAGTTACATACGTTTTCAGATCCTGCACCCGCGTACGCGATTCTTGGTGAAGACCAACGAATCTGGGGTGGACGCTCGTTTGATGGGCACACCGCAAAGAACCGTCGCTGCATGGAGTCGTTTTTCTTCCTTCCTCAGGTTGAATTGATCCGCTTTGACAATACTTGGTCGTTGGCGGTTAATTTGTCCCCTGATCGCGTTTCTTCTATTAATGCTTTGAATAAGCTTTCTGTAGAAGCCGCGATATTAGCGCCTTTGTCTGCGCATATTGAACAGATCAATCACGTTCCAGAAAGAGAGCAGTGGGACAACCTTGTCGATAAAGTGCTGCAAGGCATTAGCGATAAAGAGTACAAAAAAGTCGTTTTAGCGCGAAAAACTACATTGCAGCTCGATGCGCCTATCTGCGCAGCTCAATTACTTAAAGCCAGCTATCTGCAAAATCACCACAGTTTCCACTTTATGTTGGTGCTGGATTCTAAACACAGTTTCATTGGCTCGACACCAGAGCGCTTATATAGCCGCCATGGTACGGAGCTCGATACCGAAGCGCTTGCTGGAACCATTGGTCGTGGAGAGAACGCAACTGAGGATATGGAGCTTGCCAACTGGCTTTCTCAAGACAGCAAAAACCTCAATGAGAACCAGTATGTGGTCGACGACATCATTGAGCGTCTCACTCCTCATTCTCAAACGGTCCATGTTGAAAAGGATGCGCGTTTAGTACGCTTGCGTAAAGTGCAGCATCTTAAGCGCAATATCCATGCTCAGCTTAATAATGGTGTTAATGGTGTGCAGTTGCTTGCTGCCTTACAACCAACTGCTGCGGTGGCGGGTTTGCCGCGTAAAGAAGCGATAGATTTCATTCTTGAACACGAACCGTTTGCTCGAGGCTGGTATGCAGGCTCTGTAGGCTATATCAGTCATCAGCGAGCGGAATTCTGCGTGGCGATTCGAAGCGCCTTGATTGTAAACGATCAAGTACAACTGTTTGCTGGCGCGGGGATCGTGCCGGGATCGGTTGCCGAACATGAGTGGCAAGAGCTGAACAAGAAGATGTCTACCTTGCTCAGCCTCATTTCTGATCACCCACCATTGGGTGTCGCGTCATGA
- a CDS encoding pyridoxal phosphate-dependent aminotransferase translates to MQNIGMSSKLNSVCYEIRGPVLKHAKRMEEEGHKILKLNIGNPAPFGFDAPDEILVDVIRNLPTSQGYCDSKGIYSARKAVVQHYQKKGLRNLDVEDVYIGNGASELIVMSMQALLDNGDEILVPAPDYPLWTASVALSGGTPVHYMCDEDADWYPDLDDMRAKISPKTRGIVLINPNNPTGAVYSRDFLLQVVEIAREHGLIIFADEIYDKVLYDGAVHTSVATLAEDVLMVTFNGLSKAYRVCGFRGGWMFLTGPKHLAKGYVEGLEMLASMRLCANVPMQHAIQTALGGYQSINELILPGGRLLEQRDRAWELINKIPGVSCVKPKGAMYLFPKIDTNMYNIKDDQKFVLDFLKQEKVLLVQGTGFNWPKPDHFRIVTLPHIEDLEIAIGRLERFLQTYNQDDLIEG, encoded by the coding sequence ATGCAAAATATCGGGATGTCGTCAAAACTCAACAGCGTATGCTACGAAATCAGGGGGCCTGTACTCAAACATGCTAAGCGCATGGAAGAAGAAGGGCATAAAATACTGAAGCTTAATATTGGTAACCCCGCCCCATTTGGTTTTGACGCCCCTGATGAAATCCTTGTTGACGTAATCCGTAACCTACCGACATCTCAAGGTTACTGCGACTCAAAAGGCATCTATTCAGCCCGCAAAGCGGTTGTTCAGCACTACCAGAAAAAAGGCCTACGTAACCTTGATGTAGAAGACGTTTACATTGGTAACGGCGCATCAGAGCTTATCGTTATGTCTATGCAAGCGCTACTGGATAATGGTGATGAAATCTTAGTTCCCGCTCCGGACTACCCACTATGGACAGCGTCTGTTGCTCTTTCTGGTGGTACACCGGTTCACTACATGTGTGATGAAGATGCTGATTGGTATCCAGATTTAGACGACATGCGCGCTAAGATCTCACCAAAGACGCGCGGCATCGTTCTTATCAACCCGAACAACCCAACAGGCGCGGTTTACAGCCGTGATTTCCTATTACAAGTGGTTGAGATTGCTCGTGAGCACGGTTTGATCATCTTCGCCGATGAAATCTACGACAAAGTACTTTACGACGGTGCGGTACACACTTCAGTGGCAACGCTTGCTGAAGATGTATTAATGGTGACGTTCAACGGCCTATCTAAAGCTTACCGTGTATGTGGTTTCCGTGGTGGTTGGATGTTCTTAACAGGCCCTAAACACCTAGCGAAAGGCTATGTAGAAGGGCTAGAAATGCTGGCCTCAATGCGTTTGTGTGCCAACGTTCCGATGCAACACGCTATCCAAACCGCACTCGGTGGCTATCAGAGTATCAATGAGCTGATTCTTCCAGGCGGTCGACTACTTGAACAACGTGACCGTGCATGGGAACTGATCAACAAGATCCCTGGCGTTTCTTGTGTGAAACCGAAAGGCGCAATGTACCTGTTCCCTAAAATCGATACCAACATGTACAACATCAAAGACGATCAGAAGTTTGTACTCGACTTCCTTAAGCAAGAGAAAGTGTTATTGGTTCAAGGTACTGGCTTCAACTGGCCGAAACCGGACCACTTCCGCATCGTGACTCTGCCGCACATCGAAGATCTAGAAATCGCAATTGGTCGTTTAGAGCGCTTCTTACAGACCTACAACCAAGACGACCTCATCGAAGGTTAA
- the yfbR gene encoding 5'-deoxynucleotidase, whose product MKQSHFFAHLARMKLIQRWPLMRSVSSENISEHSLQVAFVAHALALIKNKKFDGQLNPEHIALLGMYHDTSEVLTGDLPTPVKYYNPDIAQEYKKIEAAAEQRLLSMLPEEFRDDFAPFLISGTASKEEQSIVKQADTICAYLKCLEELSAGNHEYEQAKRRLEETLEQRKSPEMDYFLTTFAPSFELSLDEIS is encoded by the coding sequence ATGAAACAAAGCCATTTCTTTGCCCATCTCGCACGCATGAAGCTAATTCAACGCTGGCCCCTGATGCGCTCGGTCTCAAGCGAGAACATTTCAGAACATAGCCTACAGGTTGCTTTCGTGGCACATGCTTTAGCGTTGATCAAAAACAAGAAGTTTGATGGTCAGCTTAACCCCGAACACATTGCTCTGCTTGGCATGTACCACGACACCAGTGAGGTACTGACAGGGGATTTGCCAACGCCAGTTAAATACTACAACCCGGACATTGCACAAGAATATAAGAAGATAGAAGCTGCAGCAGAACAAAGGCTGCTTTCGATGTTGCCAGAAGAGTTCCGAGACGACTTCGCCCCCTTCTTAATATCTGGTACTGCGAGTAAAGAAGAGCAAAGCATCGTCAAGCAGGCAGATACTATCTGTGCTTACTTGAAATGCTTGGAAGAGCTCAGTGCGGGCAATCATGAATACGAGCAAGCCAAGCGCCGATTGGAAGAGACACTCGAACAACGCAAAAGCCCAGAAATGGACTACTTTCTCACCACATTTGCGCCGAGCTTTGAATTATCACTAGACGAGATAAGCTAG